From Candidatus Binatia bacterium, the proteins below share one genomic window:
- a CDS encoding GIY-YIG nuclease family protein yields MDRNWVYLIRSLSAPDQRYVGVTSDLDARLQTHKAECARQTTPPSTFQSVGMSIEAASPPMPCGSMRLYLRKRRILPSPATSATEATRKTPSTAETRRIMTLPPFQSARGADIGVSVPLEPNCGRVEKFRQAQSFRCCSCRDGGLLAERFHLGPNLGT; encoded by the coding sequence GTGGATCGCAACTGGGTCTACCTCATCCGGAGTCTGTCCGCACCAGACCAACGCTACGTCGGCGTCACCTCCGACTTGGACGCCCGGCTGCAGACGCACAAAGCTGAATGCGCCCGCCAGACGACGCCGCCCTCCACTTTCCAGTCCGTCGGGATGAGCATCGAGGCCGCCTCGCCGCCGATGCCCTGCGGATCCATGAGGCTGTACTTGCGAAAGCGCAGGATCTTGCCGTCACCCGCAACCAGCGCAACCGAGGCGACAAGGAAGACGCCAAGCACCGCTGAGACTCGTCGGATCATGACTCTGCCTCCTTTCCAGTCGGCCCGCGGTGCCGACATTGGAGTTTCAGTGCCGCTGGAGCCGAATTGTGGCCGGGTTGAAAAGTTTCGGCAAGCGCAATCGTTCCGGTGTTGCAGTTGCAGGGACGGAGGCCTGCTCGCCGAGCGCTTCCACCTCGGACCAAACTTAGGGACGTAG
- a CDS encoding radical SAM protein → MRQLSVATQEALQRVLGKALEARQKEDGRPFIVGHFITNRCMCKCASCLWRDNDCEDVPLADLERFYTQAKEEGFVATALSGGEPFLRSDLGAVVRFIKQEAGMSILLFNTGWYLKKRMDEVLPYIDMMIVSLDSAKPDRHDAIRGLPGLFDRAIEGVRLVKEKYPDVSLQFNCCVQKGMADEIDDLLALAARLDVQISFDVITEYRHGENAHFVETDMGMPLPELQALCASLAEKKRAGAPILNSQQYFDYFITGRQGYRCHLPKLVMFVDGRGNAEYCLNLARPIASIRTMPLKEIMQLDRFRQLRLDAEGCSSCNSPTMVDLSQVWENPALAFEPGGIAVG, encoded by the coding sequence ATGAGACAGCTGAGTGTGGCAACGCAGGAGGCTTTGCAGCGGGTGCTGGGCAAAGCCCTCGAAGCGCGACAGAAAGAGGATGGACGCCCGTTCATCGTCGGGCACTTCATCACCAACCGATGCATGTGCAAATGCGCCAGCTGCCTCTGGCGCGACAACGATTGCGAGGATGTGCCGCTGGCGGATCTCGAGCGCTTCTACACGCAGGCGAAAGAGGAGGGCTTCGTCGCCACGGCGCTGTCGGGCGGGGAGCCGTTCCTGCGCAGCGACCTCGGCGCGGTGGTGCGCTTCATCAAACAGGAAGCGGGGATGTCGATCCTGTTGTTCAATACGGGATGGTACCTGAAGAAGCGTATGGACGAGGTACTGCCGTACATCGACATGATGATCGTGAGCCTGGACTCGGCGAAGCCCGATCGCCACGACGCGATCCGCGGCTTGCCCGGGTTGTTCGACCGCGCCATCGAAGGCGTGCGCCTGGTCAAGGAGAAATACCCGGACGTTTCGCTGCAGTTCAACTGCTGCGTGCAGAAAGGGATGGCCGATGAGATCGACGACCTGCTCGCCCTGGCGGCGCGCCTCGACGTGCAGATCTCGTTCGACGTGATCACCGAGTATCGCCACGGAGAGAACGCGCATTTCGTCGAGACCGACATGGGAATGCCTTTGCCCGAGCTGCAAGCGCTGTGTGCATCGTTGGCGGAGAAGAAGCGCGCCGGTGCGCCGATTCTCAACTCGCAGCAGTACTTCGACTACTTCATTACCGGGCGCCAGGGATACCGCTGCCATCTCCCAAAGCTGGTCATGTTCGTCGACGGGCGTGGAAACGCCGAATACTGCCTCAACCTCGCCCGCCCCATCGCCAGCATTCGTACGATGCCGTTGAAGGAGATCATGCAGCTGGATCGATTCCGGCAGCTGCGCCTCGACGCCGAAGGCTGTTCGTCGTGTAACTCACCGACGATGGTCGATCTGTCGCAGGTGTGGGAGAACCCGGCGCTGGCGTTCGAGCCCGGCGGCATCGCGGTCGGCTGA